The sequence below is a genomic window from Mytilus edulis chromosome 2, xbMytEdul2.2, whole genome shotgun sequence.
TCACCCCTTTTTTCAGGAAAGTTGAGCATTCTTATGTTATGTTTCCGACTGTATTGCTCATTGTAATTTGGCTAACTTCAATGCATCAATAGATCTGTTATTATTGTCACCAACCTTTTCCACTAAGTTCTCAATAACTCTATCTTTTGCCCTGATTCTTTCCCTCAGATCCTCATTCTCTATCATCAGTGTATCTAACTTATCATCAAGTTTTCCAGTTGCCTCCCTTATTTTACACTCAAACTTACTGGTGATCTTCTCTTCAAAATGATTTAATAATTTCTGGACAATGTCACTAACTAAACTTGCTCTGCAGTTTGTTGCGAATCTCATTACATATGCGGTAATTCGGGTTAATTTTCTATAAGAATTGTACCGTTCGATATCTATTATTTCTCCTATACCAATACATACATTTTGATTATTCtccattgtttcaattttgtcatcGTTCTCCGACATTGTTGTACATACACTAGACGTTACATTGTTTCCGTTCCATGTCGGCCAATCTTCTTTGCTGTTTAACCATTTAGGTCCACTAAACCATATTTCATTCTGTTGCAATTCTTCAGATGTTATACCACGTGTAAGCAGATCTGTGGGATTGTCTTTCGTAGGGCAATATCTCCATACATTATCTCCACACAAACTTTTAATTTCTTCAAttctatttttgataaattgtctCTGTGGTTTTACGGATGCAAGCCAACGAAGTAGGATTTGACTATCACTCCAAAATTGTATTTCACTGAAAGTTTCCGGAAAGTTTttgcaaatatgatcagcaagtCTTGCTCCAATTACAGCCCCCATGAGCTCTAGTTTTGGTAAAGTTATAGTCTTGATCGATAGGCGCAACTCGATTCTTTGCCATTACTATTGTTGATTTTCTGTCATACATGATGTACGCGCATGCGCCGTACGCATGAGTtgaagcatcagtaaatacatgAAGAGTTGGTAAATTTCTGTTATTCTCGTTTTGTGTCTGAGTACTTCGATGAATCTCTGTTTCTAAGCTCGATGCCAGATCTCGTGAAATTAATATCCATTTTGATTGGATATCTTCCGGTAATATTTCGTCCCACTCCAAATTAAGCTTCCAAAGTGATTGCATAAATATTTTCGCTTTTACAATAACTGGGCTTAATAGTCCTAACGGATCGAAAATCTTGGATGATTGCCGTAAAATATATCGTTTAGTTAGTTTTCCTTTTTTGTCCGTCTCGAACGTGTTACTTTGATAAAACAACTTGTCCGATTTAGCGTTCCATTGCATACCAAGAATTTTAGTAAGCTCATCTTTGTCTAAGGTTTGTTCTTTGCTAGCGATTTCTTGTAATTTTGGACTGTTTGAATTCCAAGAGCGTAGGTTGAATCCGCCTTTCGTAAGTAATTCTCTCGATCTCCTGTAATAATCTATTACGCTATTTTCGTTATCAAAGCTAGTTAAAATGTTGTCCACATACAACCCTTTTTCAAGTGTATCTGAAAGTTTCTCCGGATTTTCCTTAAAGTGCTTGAGAAGTGTGGCGCTTAAAATGAATGGCGAACATGTAGCTCCGAAGAGTACGGACTTGAAGCGATATGTTATTAGCGGACTTGATGTGTTTGTAGGATCGCTTAGCCATAAGAACCTCGTTGCATCTCGGTCTTTCTCGTCGAGCTGTATTTGTAGAAATGCCTTTTCTAAATCTGAAGTTGTAGCATATTTCTTAGCGCGAAATCTCATAAGTATACCCGTAATGTCATTCATAACAGGTGGGTGTGATTCTAAGCATTCATTTAGACTTGGATTATCTCTTCCATCTTTGCAGCTACAATCATAAACAATGCGTATTGGCGTAGTAGATGATTCCTTGGC
It includes:
- the LOC139511080 gene encoding uncharacterized protein → MYGDIIMEQERRHFIEKVEETKLPTDRPVHYIPHHPVAKESSTTPIRIVYDCSCKDGRDNPSLNECLESHPPVMNDITGILMRFRAKKYATTSDLEKAFLQIQLDEKDRDATRFLWLSDPTNTSSPLITYRFKSVLFGATCSPFILSATLLKHFKENPEKLSDTLEKGLYVDNILTSFDNENSVIDYYRRSRELLTKGGFNLRSWNSNSPKLQEIASKEQTLDKDELTKILGMQWNAKSDKLFYQSNTFETDKKGKLTKRYILRQSSKIFDPLGLLSPVIVKAKIFMQSLWKLNLEWDEILPEDIQSKWILISRDLASSLETEIHRSTQTQNENNRNLPTLHVFTDASTHAYGACAYIMYDRKSTIVMAKNRVAPIDQDYNFTKTRAHGGCNWSKTC